Proteins encoded together in one Miscanthus floridulus cultivar M001 chromosome 16, ASM1932011v1, whole genome shotgun sequence window:
- the LOC136513335 gene encoding uncharacterized protein isoform X1: protein MDYQGDKLRDFFQSNGHQVLQRVENNYSLKYFTENEIRNITNGYKYILGRGAFGEVYKGTLEDQTSVAVKKYIHGTQKELFAKEVIVHSQINHKNVVRLLGCCTEKNSLMIVMEFITNGNLNSILHGNSANGQVPFPLEKRIEIAIGVAEALLSMHSMYSPVLHGDIKPANILLDKNFTPKISDFGIARLLCANGPQQTTTIIGSIGYLDPAYCESGILTPKSDVYSFGVVLLEVITRKKAVDGTITLAQSFNEALTKGEDVQHMFDGEISVAENKKFLGDIGQLAAKCLQRDVKTRPEIVEVASNLRMIRKAMQIEQENLSQQRTVWTSGHQFGNLKNFNKIEMKRMTKNYRMTFRKESCECLYNGVLDEDRPVIVRQLKTCSDTDREMFLNTMSILSQKNHKNIANVVGFHLGKSILECVYESFCDLSESKFGSLSLSNRNLYDTICSIEKIPLHQRLSIAVQCAEGLVHIHSLVAESPDLCGSSLLGNFRSVNIFLDKNFVPKIFNWNLSTFLGHSTVQNAVHDNGREYYSDPRDVSSQLFNLKSDVYSFGVVLLELITWKTVRYKYDGRVHVLTTDFIHSYRTDHGAIEIFGKVYDEQGKSFIHEAIAIAVDCLQPHIEKRPEMNVVLSRLRIIASAQSIRSKLTAGDNNKSSQHTVPATVSNTAKLHLTLTLTSTISLEELNEVTRNFSIDLLIGQGSYARTFLAVLKDGQNSAIKKLDPVKEIQVQVPAILGMSQHDNVVQLLGYFVKEETRVLAYEYAPRGSLYDILHGKKGVKGAQPGPPLSWLQRVKIAVSAAKGLEFLHDKAEPPIIHSSIKSSNILLFDNDVAKIGDIGVSIHEARNRFDEYYETAWVSRDPKSAWEAPECAITGVHSRKSDVYSFGIVLLELLTGRKVIDNTMPRNQRSLVTWATPRLSEDKVEQCIDPRLGGGYPLKAVSMVPILLRLDVVCSSEQVEMAAVAALCLQWEPDYRPEMNIVVRALCRY from the exons ATGGATTACCAAGGGGACAAGCTTAGAGATTTCTTTCAATCTAATGGGCATCAGGTGCTTCAAAGAGTGGAAAACAACTACAGCTTGAAATATTTCACAGAAAATGAGATACGAAACATAACCAATGGGTACAAGTATATTCTGGGAAGAGGGGCATTTGGTGAGGTCTACAAAGGAACACTAGAAGACCAAACCTCAGTTGCCGTAAAGAAATATATACATGGGACCCAGAAAGAGTTGTTTGCCAAGGAGGTGATAGTGCACTCTCAAATAAACCACAAGAATGTTGTTAGACTCTTGGGCTGCTGCACGGAAAAGAATTCTCTAATGATTGTCATGGAGTTTATCACCAATGGAAACCTCAACAGCATACTTCATGGCAACAGCGCTAATGGTCAGGTTCCCTTCCCTTTGGAGAAAAGAATAGAAATTGCCATTGGGGTTGCTGAAGCATTATTGTCCATGCATTCGATGTATAGTCCTGTTCTTCATGGTGACATCAAACCGGCTAACATACTGCTAGACAAAAATTTTACACCAAAGATATCAGATTTTGGAATTGCAAGACTCCTTTGTGCTAATGGTCCCCAGCAAACCACCACTATCATTGGTTCCATAGGTTACCTTGATCCAGCATACTGTGAGAGTGGAATTCTAACCCCAAAGAGTGATGTTTACAGCTTTGGAGTAGTTTTGCTGGAAGTTATCACAAGGAAAAAAGCAGTGGATGGGACCATTACCCTTGCTCAAAGTTTTAATGAGGCTCTTACAAAAGGAGAGGATGTGCAGCACATGTTTGATGGGGAAATCAGTGTTGCAGAAAACAAGAAGTTTCTTGGAGACATTGGACAGTTAGCAGCTAAGTGCTTGCAGAGGGACGTCAAAACACGTCCTGAAATAGTTGAAGTAGCTAGTAATCTAAGGATGATCAGGAAAGCTATGCAGATAGAACAAGAAAATCTGAGTCAGCAGCGTACTGTATGGACATCGGGACACCAATTTGGCAATTTAAAAAATTTCAATAAAATTGaaatgaaaaggatgaccaaaaACTACCGCATGACCTTTCGGAAAGAGTCATGTGAATGTCTCTACAATGGAGTCCTTGACGAGGATCGTCCAGTTATAGTAAGACAACTTAAAACATGTTCCGATACTGACAGAGAAATGTTCCTAAACACTATGAGCATATTGAGCCAAAAGAATCACAAAAACATTGCAAATGTTGTTGGCTTTCACCTAGGAAAATCCATTTTAGAGTGTGTATACGAGTCTTTCTGTGATTTATCCGAGTCAAAGTTTGGTTCTCTATCGTTATCGAACAGAAACCTCTATGACACTATCTGCTCCATAGAAAAAATTCCCCTTCATCAACGTTTGTCAATAGCAGTCCAGTGTGCAGAGGGCCTGGTTCATATCCATTCATTAGTAGCTGAAAGTCCTGATTTGTGTGGTTCGAGCCTCTTGGGAAATTTCAGGTCTGTCAATATATTTCTCGATAAGAATTTTGTGCCAAAAATCTTCAATTGGAACTTGTCAACGTTTCTTGGACATTCAACTGTGCAGAATGCTGTTCATGACAATGGACGAGAGTATTATTCAGACCCAAGGGATGTTTCTAGTCAGCTTTTTAACCTGAAATCTGATGTTTATAGCTTCGGAGTTGTTCTTTTAGAGCTCATCACTTGGAAGACAGTGCGATACAAGTATGATGGGAGGGTTCATGTGCTTACTACAGACTTCATTCATTCCTATAGAACTGACCATGGTGCAATAGAAATTTTTGGCAAGGTTTACGATGAACAAGGCAAGTCCTTCATTCACGAGGCCATTGCCATTGCTGTTGATTGCTTACAACCTCATATCGAAAAGAGGCCAGAAATGAATGTTGTACTTTCCCGTCTCCGGATTATCGCTTCAGCACAAAGTATCAGAAGCAAACTCACTG CTGGTGATAACAATAAGTCTAGCCAACACACGGTTCCTGCCACTGTCAGCAATACTGCTAAACTTCATCTAACTCTTACTCTTACATCGACCATTTCCCTAGAGGAACTGAATGAAGTAACCAGGAACTTCAGTATTGATCTTCTTATAGGGCAGGGATCATATGCCCGAACTTTCCTGGCAGTTCTTAAAGATGGACAGAATTCTGCCATAAAAAAGCTTGATCCTGTTAAAGAAATTCAAGTACAG GTTCCGGCCATTTTAGGAATGAGTCAGCATGACAATGTTGTGCAACTTCTTGGATATTTTGTCAAAGAGGAAACTCGTGTTCTTGCTTATGAGTACGCACCAAGGGGATCCTTGTATGATATTCTTCATG GTAAAAAGGGTGTCAAGGGAGCCCAACCAGGACCACCTCTGTCATGGTTGCAGCGTGTGAAGATTGCCGTAAGTGCTGCAAAAGGCCTCGAGTTCCTCCATGACAAGGCTGAACCTCCCATCATTCACAGCAGCATTAAGTCTAGCAACATACTTCTCTTTGACaatgatgttgcaaaaataggtGATATTGGTGTCTCAATACATGAAGCCCGTAACAGGTTTGATGAGTACTATGAGACTGCTTGGGTTTCTCGCGATCCCAAGTCAGCCTGGGAAGCACCTGA GTGCGCAATCACAGGAGTGCATAGCAGAAAGAGCGATGTCTACAGCTTTGGGATTGTACTATTGGAGCTTTTAACTGGTCGCAAAGTAATTGATAATACAATGCCACGTAACCAGAGGAGCCTAGTTACATGG GCTACACCAAGGCTTAGTGAAGACAAGGTGGAACAGTGCATAGATCCAAGGCTTGGAGGAGGATACCCACTAAAGGCTGTCAGCATGGTACCAATATTGTTAAGACTGGATGTTGTGTGCTCGAGTGAGCAAGTAGAG ATGGCTGCTGTTGCTGCACTGTGCCTACAGTGGGAGCCTGACTACAGGCCTGAAATGAACATTGTCGTCAGGGCTCTGTGCCGTTACTGA
- the LOC136511482 gene encoding peroxidase 2-like — translation MAMATSACQALAIMVLVAAAMSTASGTALQYNFYSSSCPKAEKAVRNATQKIISNDPTMGAAFVRLFFHDCFVRGCDASILLDQSNSNSQPEKLAIPLRGYVEVNNIKAAVEAVCPGIVSCADVLAYAARDSAILSGGFAFAMPGGRRDGFVSDMNDIFGNLPAPNMQVQDLITSFDNKGLNPTDLVALSGAHSFGQTHCSFVTPRLYPTVDTTMNATFAQGLKAVCPPPSQGGGGTVLNNNRVTDPNKLSNLYYSNLATGQVMFTSDQTLTSSNTTNKMVQDNAANPIAWMARFAGAMVKMGGIEVLTGTQGEIRRVCGATNSGN, via the exons ATGGCGATGGCGACCTCAGCATGCCAGGCCTTAGCCATCATGGTGCTTGTTGCAGCTGCGATGAGCACGGCATCTGGTACGGCATTGCAGTACAACTTCTACAGCTCGTCGTGCCCAAAAGCCGAGAAGGCGGTCCGCAATGCCACTCAGAAGATCATCTCCAACGACCCCACCATGGGCGCCGCCTTTGTGCGTCTCTTCTTCCATGACTGCTTCGTCAGG GGTTGCGACGCTTCCATTCTGCTCGATCAGTCCAATAGCAACTCACAGCCGGAGAAGTTAGCCATCCCGCTACGTGGTTACGTCGAAGTGAACAACATCAAGGCAGCCGTGGAGGCCGTCTGCCCTGGCATTGTCTCCTGCGCCGACGTCCTCGCCTACGCTGCGCGCGACTCAGCCATCCTCTCTGGCGGCTTCGCCTTTGCCATGCCCGGCGGCCGGCGCGACGGATTCGTGTCCGACATGAACGACATTTTCGGGAACCTCCCTGCCCCGAACATGCAGGTCCAGGACCTCATCACGAGCTTCGACAACAAGGGCCTCAACCCCACCGACCTCGTGGCGCTCTCCGGCGCGCATTCCTTCGGCCAAACGCACTGCTCCTTCGTCACGCCCCGGCTGTACCCCACCGTGGACACGACCATGAACGCCACCTTCGCTCAAGGGCTCAAGGCAGTGTGCCCTCCGCCGTCACAAGGTGGCGGCGGCACCGTGCTGAACAACAACCGTGTGACAGACCCGAACAAGCTGAGCAACCTGTATTACTCCAACTTGGCCACCGGGCAGGTGATGTTCACGTCGGACCAGACACTGACGAGCAGCAACACCACCAACAAGATGGTGCAGGACAACGCTGCCAACCCGATCGCGTGGATGGCACGGTTCGCAGGGGCAATGGTGAAGATGGGAGGCATCGAGGTGCTTACCGGCACCCAGGGTGAGATCAGGAGAGTCTGCGGCGCCACCAACAGCGGTAACTGA
- the LOC136513335 gene encoding uncharacterized protein isoform X2 — protein MDYQGDKLRDFFQSNGHQVLQRVENNYSLKYFTENEIRNITNGYKYILGRGAFGEVYKGTLEDQTSVAVKKYIHGTQKELFAKEVIVHSQINHKNVVRLLGCCTEKNSLMIVMEFITNGNLNSILHGNSANGQVPFPLEKRIEIAIGVAEALLSMHSMYSPVLHGDIKPANILLDKNFTPKISDFGIARLLCANGPQQTTTIIGSIGYLDPAYCESGILTPKSDVYSFGVVLLEVITRKKAVDGTITLAQSFNEALTKGEDVQHMFDGEISVAENKKFLGDIGQLAAKCLQRDVKTRPEIVEVASNLRMIRKAMQIEQENLSQQRTVWTSGHQFGNLKNFNKIEMKRMTKNYRMTFRKESCECLYNGVLDEDRPVIVRQLKTCSDTDREMFLNTMSILSQKNHKNIANVVGFHLGKSILECVYESFCDLSESKFGSLSLSNRNLYDTICSIEKIPLHQRLSIAVQCAEGLVHIHSLVAESPDLCGSSLLGNFRSVNIFLDKNFVPKIFNWNLSTFLGHSTVQNAVHDNGREYYSDPRDVSSQLFNLKSDVYSFGVVLLELITWKTVRYKYDGRVHVLTTDFIHSYRTDHGAIEIFGKVYDEQGKSFIHEAIAIAVDCLQPHIEKRPEMNVVLSRLRIIASAQSIRSKLTAGDNNKSSQHTVPATVSNTAKLHLTLTLTSTISLEELNEVTRNFSIDLLIGQGSYARTFLAVLKDGQNSAIKKLDPVKEIQVQVPAILGMSQHDNVVQLLGYFVKEETRVLAYEYAPRGSLYDILHGKKGVKGAQPGPPLSWLQRVKIAVSAAKGLEFLHDKAEPPIIHSSIKSSNILLFDNDVAKIGDIGVSIHEARNRFDEYYETAWVSRDPKSAWEAPECAITGVHSRKSDVYSFGIVLLELLTGRKVIDNTMPRNQRSLVTWATPRLSEDKVEQCIDPRLGGGYPLKAVSMMAAVAALCLQWEPDYRPEMNIVVRALCRY, from the exons ATGGATTACCAAGGGGACAAGCTTAGAGATTTCTTTCAATCTAATGGGCATCAGGTGCTTCAAAGAGTGGAAAACAACTACAGCTTGAAATATTTCACAGAAAATGAGATACGAAACATAACCAATGGGTACAAGTATATTCTGGGAAGAGGGGCATTTGGTGAGGTCTACAAAGGAACACTAGAAGACCAAACCTCAGTTGCCGTAAAGAAATATATACATGGGACCCAGAAAGAGTTGTTTGCCAAGGAGGTGATAGTGCACTCTCAAATAAACCACAAGAATGTTGTTAGACTCTTGGGCTGCTGCACGGAAAAGAATTCTCTAATGATTGTCATGGAGTTTATCACCAATGGAAACCTCAACAGCATACTTCATGGCAACAGCGCTAATGGTCAGGTTCCCTTCCCTTTGGAGAAAAGAATAGAAATTGCCATTGGGGTTGCTGAAGCATTATTGTCCATGCATTCGATGTATAGTCCTGTTCTTCATGGTGACATCAAACCGGCTAACATACTGCTAGACAAAAATTTTACACCAAAGATATCAGATTTTGGAATTGCAAGACTCCTTTGTGCTAATGGTCCCCAGCAAACCACCACTATCATTGGTTCCATAGGTTACCTTGATCCAGCATACTGTGAGAGTGGAATTCTAACCCCAAAGAGTGATGTTTACAGCTTTGGAGTAGTTTTGCTGGAAGTTATCACAAGGAAAAAAGCAGTGGATGGGACCATTACCCTTGCTCAAAGTTTTAATGAGGCTCTTACAAAAGGAGAGGATGTGCAGCACATGTTTGATGGGGAAATCAGTGTTGCAGAAAACAAGAAGTTTCTTGGAGACATTGGACAGTTAGCAGCTAAGTGCTTGCAGAGGGACGTCAAAACACGTCCTGAAATAGTTGAAGTAGCTAGTAATCTAAGGATGATCAGGAAAGCTATGCAGATAGAACAAGAAAATCTGAGTCAGCAGCGTACTGTATGGACATCGGGACACCAATTTGGCAATTTAAAAAATTTCAATAAAATTGaaatgaaaaggatgaccaaaaACTACCGCATGACCTTTCGGAAAGAGTCATGTGAATGTCTCTACAATGGAGTCCTTGACGAGGATCGTCCAGTTATAGTAAGACAACTTAAAACATGTTCCGATACTGACAGAGAAATGTTCCTAAACACTATGAGCATATTGAGCCAAAAGAATCACAAAAACATTGCAAATGTTGTTGGCTTTCACCTAGGAAAATCCATTTTAGAGTGTGTATACGAGTCTTTCTGTGATTTATCCGAGTCAAAGTTTGGTTCTCTATCGTTATCGAACAGAAACCTCTATGACACTATCTGCTCCATAGAAAAAATTCCCCTTCATCAACGTTTGTCAATAGCAGTCCAGTGTGCAGAGGGCCTGGTTCATATCCATTCATTAGTAGCTGAAAGTCCTGATTTGTGTGGTTCGAGCCTCTTGGGAAATTTCAGGTCTGTCAATATATTTCTCGATAAGAATTTTGTGCCAAAAATCTTCAATTGGAACTTGTCAACGTTTCTTGGACATTCAACTGTGCAGAATGCTGTTCATGACAATGGACGAGAGTATTATTCAGACCCAAGGGATGTTTCTAGTCAGCTTTTTAACCTGAAATCTGATGTTTATAGCTTCGGAGTTGTTCTTTTAGAGCTCATCACTTGGAAGACAGTGCGATACAAGTATGATGGGAGGGTTCATGTGCTTACTACAGACTTCATTCATTCCTATAGAACTGACCATGGTGCAATAGAAATTTTTGGCAAGGTTTACGATGAACAAGGCAAGTCCTTCATTCACGAGGCCATTGCCATTGCTGTTGATTGCTTACAACCTCATATCGAAAAGAGGCCAGAAATGAATGTTGTACTTTCCCGTCTCCGGATTATCGCTTCAGCACAAAGTATCAGAAGCAAACTCACTG CTGGTGATAACAATAAGTCTAGCCAACACACGGTTCCTGCCACTGTCAGCAATACTGCTAAACTTCATCTAACTCTTACTCTTACATCGACCATTTCCCTAGAGGAACTGAATGAAGTAACCAGGAACTTCAGTATTGATCTTCTTATAGGGCAGGGATCATATGCCCGAACTTTCCTGGCAGTTCTTAAAGATGGACAGAATTCTGCCATAAAAAAGCTTGATCCTGTTAAAGAAATTCAAGTACAG GTTCCGGCCATTTTAGGAATGAGTCAGCATGACAATGTTGTGCAACTTCTTGGATATTTTGTCAAAGAGGAAACTCGTGTTCTTGCTTATGAGTACGCACCAAGGGGATCCTTGTATGATATTCTTCATG GTAAAAAGGGTGTCAAGGGAGCCCAACCAGGACCACCTCTGTCATGGTTGCAGCGTGTGAAGATTGCCGTAAGTGCTGCAAAAGGCCTCGAGTTCCTCCATGACAAGGCTGAACCTCCCATCATTCACAGCAGCATTAAGTCTAGCAACATACTTCTCTTTGACaatgatgttgcaaaaataggtGATATTGGTGTCTCAATACATGAAGCCCGTAACAGGTTTGATGAGTACTATGAGACTGCTTGGGTTTCTCGCGATCCCAAGTCAGCCTGGGAAGCACCTGA GTGCGCAATCACAGGAGTGCATAGCAGAAAGAGCGATGTCTACAGCTTTGGGATTGTACTATTGGAGCTTTTAACTGGTCGCAAAGTAATTGATAATACAATGCCACGTAACCAGAGGAGCCTAGTTACATGG GCTACACCAAGGCTTAGTGAAGACAAGGTGGAACAGTGCATAGATCCAAGGCTTGGAGGAGGATACCCACTAAAGGCTGTCAGCATG ATGGCTGCTGTTGCTGCACTGTGCCTACAGTGGGAGCCTGACTACAGGCCTGAAATGAACATTGTCGTCAGGGCTCTGTGCCGTTACTGA